One window from the genome of Mycolicibacterium gadium encodes:
- a CDS encoding ABC transporter substrate-binding protein/permease, with translation MSFCRTLAVALIALLVGSIGMAGPAAAQVDQCAPPGIKSASALPTNLATAATGPDEDRYTTATVQPLDSIDVTALGLSEPGTLTVGTLSDAPPSICINSAGQFTGFDNELLRAIAEKLGLKINFVGTEFSGLLAQVASRRFDVGSSSITTTDARRRTVGFTNGYDFGYFSLVVPTGSPITGFDKLAAGQRIGVVQGTVQEAYVIDTLGLDPVKFPDYNTVYASLKTRQIDAWVAPSQQASGTVQPGDPAEIIENTFSLDNFVAWAVANDNPPLIDALNSGLDAIIADGTWSRLYTDWVPRALPPGWKPGSKAAPAPQLPDFNAIAAESQEAPSAAAAPKSTLSQLAAAFGNWELYKQAIPDLFKTGLPNTLILTVSAAVIGLTLGMALAVAGISRHRWLRWPARVYTDIFRGLPEVVIILLIGLGLGPVVGGLTGNNPYPLGIAALGLMAAAYVGEIFRSGIQSVESGQMEASRALGFSYTSSMRLVVVPQGIRRVLPALMNQFISLLKASSLVYFLGLIATQRELFQVGRDLNAQTGNLSPLVAAGIFYLLLTVPLTHLVNYIDGRLRRGNKPAEEDPLELSRSQEMI, from the coding sequence ATGAGCTTCTGTAGGACACTCGCCGTGGCGCTCATCGCACTGCTGGTCGGCAGCATCGGGATGGCTGGGCCCGCGGCGGCCCAGGTCGACCAGTGCGCGCCGCCCGGGATCAAGAGCGCCAGCGCGCTACCGACCAACCTCGCGACCGCCGCCACCGGACCCGACGAGGACCGGTACACCACCGCGACCGTGCAGCCGCTGGACTCCATCGACGTCACGGCGCTCGGACTGAGCGAGCCGGGGACGCTCACCGTCGGCACACTGTCGGACGCACCGCCGAGCATCTGCATCAACTCGGCGGGCCAATTCACTGGATTCGACAATGAGCTACTGCGGGCCATCGCCGAAAAGCTAGGCCTGAAAATCAATTTCGTCGGCACCGAGTTCTCCGGTCTGCTGGCACAGGTGGCGTCGCGTCGCTTCGACGTCGGGTCGTCGTCGATCACCACCACCGACGCGCGTCGCCGGACAGTCGGTTTCACCAATGGCTATGACTTCGGCTACTTCTCGCTCGTCGTGCCGACAGGGTCACCGATCACCGGATTCGACAAGCTTGCCGCCGGACAGCGCATCGGTGTCGTGCAGGGCACCGTCCAGGAGGCGTACGTCATCGACACGCTCGGCCTGGATCCCGTCAAATTCCCGGACTACAACACCGTCTACGCCAGCCTGAAAACCCGGCAGATCGACGCCTGGGTGGCGCCGTCACAGCAGGCGTCGGGCACAGTGCAACCGGGTGATCCCGCCGAGATCATCGAAAATACGTTCAGCTTGGACAATTTCGTCGCATGGGCGGTCGCGAACGACAACCCGCCGCTCATCGACGCGCTGAATTCCGGGCTCGACGCGATCATCGCCGACGGCACGTGGTCGCGGCTCTACACCGATTGGGTGCCGCGCGCGCTGCCGCCCGGATGGAAACCGGGTTCGAAGGCTGCGCCCGCACCGCAGCTGCCCGACTTCAACGCGATAGCGGCCGAGAGCCAGGAGGCGCCTTCGGCGGCGGCCGCGCCCAAGTCGACCCTGTCCCAATTGGCTGCGGCGTTCGGCAATTGGGAGTTGTACAAGCAGGCCATTCCCGATCTGTTCAAGACCGGCCTGCCGAACACCTTGATTCTGACGGTCAGCGCGGCCGTGATCGGTTTGACGCTCGGCATGGCACTGGCGGTGGCGGGCATCTCCCGGCATCGCTGGCTCCGTTGGCCGGCGCGGGTGTACACCGACATCTTCCGCGGACTGCCCGAAGTCGTGATCATTCTGCTGATCGGACTCGGGCTCGGCCCGGTGGTCGGCGGGCTCACCGGGAACAATCCGTATCCGCTCGGCATCGCCGCCCTTGGCCTGATGGCCGCTGCGTACGTCGGGGAGATCTTCCGGTCAGGCATCCAGAGCGTCGAGTCCGGTCAGATGGAAGCATCACGCGCGCTGGGCTTCTCGTACACGTCGTCCATGCGGCTGGTGGTGGTGCCGCAGGGCATCCGCAGGGTGCTGCCGGCGTTGATGAACCAGTTCATCTCGCTGCTGAAGGCGTCGTCACTGGTGTACTTCCTCGGGCTGATCGCCACCCAGCGCGAGCTGTTCCAGGTCGGCCGCGACCTCAACGCGCAGACCGGCAACCTGTCGCCACTGGTCGCCGCCGGAATCTTCTACCTGCTGCTCACCGTGCCGCTCACACATTTGGTCAACTACATCGACGGCCGATTGCGCCGCGGCAACAAACCCGCCGAGGAAGACCCGCTCGAGCTGTCGCGAAGTCAGGAGATGATCTGA
- a CDS encoding PhoX family protein: MTLVPLNLLVTHNGKSKRQHITCVYKCGDACSKPVPNTSDNEYFGDIVKAVSRRSMLRAGGIAVLAVGAGSALAACGSDEQPAATPTSSSAAPAEPPPGMKFSSVAPNSEDLVVIPDGYQQAVVISWGDPVLSGAPTFDVARQTGAAQRAQFGFNNDFAALLPIPGQQNRFLLVTNFEYVDPIFMFPGYDKDKPTREQFDVEIAAVGMGVVEVERTPQGLKPVMGRYNRRITADTPMTLTGPAAGTDFVKTAADPAGRTVAGTFANCAGGVTPWGTVLSGEENFQDYFGAAEGAPAPAPVDADRLDRYGISAEPSTLLWETFDQRFDLVATPNEPNRFGYVVELNPWDPASAPVKHSALGRLKHEGANIKVTDDGTVVAYTGDDERFDYMYKFVSSKKMRPGTDPAAIAYNMTLLDEGTLYVAKLSSDVPANEIDGSGKLPSKGSFSGTGTWLPLLRSGPDGQAESLVDGISPQEVAVFTRMAADKAGATKMDRPEDFEANPKTGKVYVALTNNNERGAPGEAPPDAANPRNDNKSGQVLELTDNHAGTDFTWDLLLVCGDPVAADTYFGGFDKTKVSPISCPDNLAFDSHGNLWISTDGNALDSNDGLFAVALEGPGRGETKQFLTVPLGAEACGPIVTDDLVTVCVQHPGEYDDNSIDNPVSRWPEGGNGTARPSVVAVWRTDGNIGT, from the coding sequence ATGACGCTCGTGCCTCTCAATCTGCTCGTCACCCACAACGGCAAGTCCAAGCGTCAGCACATCACCTGCGTGTACAAGTGCGGCGACGCATGCTCCAAGCCCGTCCCCAACACCAGCGACAACGAGTACTTCGGCGACATCGTCAAAGCGGTGTCGCGCCGCTCGATGCTGCGGGCCGGGGGCATCGCGGTGCTGGCCGTGGGTGCCGGATCGGCACTGGCCGCCTGCGGATCCGACGAACAGCCGGCCGCCACACCGACGTCGTCGTCCGCGGCTCCCGCCGAACCGCCGCCGGGCATGAAGTTCAGCTCGGTCGCGCCCAACAGCGAGGACCTCGTCGTCATCCCCGACGGCTACCAGCAGGCAGTCGTCATCAGCTGGGGCGACCCCGTGCTGTCTGGCGCCCCGACGTTCGACGTCGCCAGGCAGACCGGCGCCGCGCAGCGAGCGCAATTCGGTTTCAACAACGACTTCGCCGCTCTGCTGCCGATCCCAGGTCAGCAGAACCGTTTCCTGCTGGTGACCAACTTCGAGTACGTCGACCCGATCTTCATGTTCCCGGGCTACGACAAGGACAAGCCGACGCGTGAGCAGTTCGACGTCGAAATCGCCGCCGTCGGCATGGGTGTCGTCGAGGTCGAACGCACGCCACAGGGCCTCAAGCCCGTGATGGGCCGCTACAACCGGCGCATCACCGCCGACACCCCGATGACGCTCACCGGTCCCGCCGCGGGCACCGACTTCGTCAAGACCGCCGCCGACCCGGCCGGGCGCACCGTCGCCGGCACCTTCGCCAACTGTGCGGGCGGCGTAACCCCATGGGGCACAGTGCTTTCCGGCGAGGAGAACTTCCAGGACTATTTCGGCGCCGCCGAGGGTGCGCCCGCGCCTGCCCCGGTGGACGCCGACCGCCTCGACCGCTACGGCATCTCCGCCGAACCGTCGACACTGCTTTGGGAGACGTTCGATCAACGCTTCGACCTGGTGGCCACGCCCAACGAGCCCAACCGCTTCGGCTACGTCGTCGAGCTCAACCCGTGGGATCCGGCCTCGGCGCCGGTGAAGCACTCGGCGCTGGGCCGGCTCAAGCACGAGGGCGCCAATATCAAGGTCACCGACGACGGCACCGTGGTCGCGTACACCGGCGACGACGAACGCTTCGACTACATGTACAAATTCGTCTCAAGCAAGAAGATGCGCCCCGGTACCGATCCGGCCGCCATCGCCTACAACATGACGCTGCTCGATGAGGGCACGCTGTACGTCGCGAAGCTATCCAGTGATGTCCCGGCCAACGAGATCGACGGCTCGGGCAAGCTGCCGTCGAAGGGCTCGTTCAGCGGCACGGGCACCTGGCTGCCGCTGCTGCGCTCGGGCCCCGACGGGCAGGCCGAGTCGCTGGTCGACGGCATCTCGCCACAGGAGGTCGCCGTCTTCACCCGGATGGCCGCCGACAAGGCGGGCGCCACCAAGATGGACCGCCCCGAGGACTTCGAGGCCAACCCGAAGACCGGCAAGGTCTACGTCGCGCTGACCAACAACAACGAGCGCGGCGCCCCCGGGGAGGCCCCACCCGATGCGGCCAACCCGCGCAACGACAACAAAAGCGGTCAGGTCCTCGAGCTCACCGACAACCACGCGGGCACCGACTTCACCTGGGATCTGCTGCTGGTGTGCGGCGACCCCGTCGCGGCCGACACCTACTTCGGCGGGTTCGACAAGACAAAGGTCAGCCCTATTTCCTGCCCGGACAACCTGGCGTTCGACAGCCACGGCAACCTGTGGATCTCGACCGACGGTAATGCACTCGACTCCAACGACGGGCTGTTCGCCGTCGCGTTGGAAGGTCCTGGCCGCGGCGAAACCAAGCAGTTCCTCACCGTGCCGCTCGGTGCGGAGGCGTGCGGCCCGATCGTCACCGACGATCTCGTGACGGTGTGCGTGCAGCACCCCGGCGAGTACGACGACAACAGCATCGACAACCCGGTGTCACGCTGGCCCGAGGGCGGCAACGGGACGGCGCGGCCGTCGGTGGTCGCGGTATGGCGGACCGACGGGAATATCGGAACGTGA
- a CDS encoding LLM class F420-dependent oxidoreductase produces the protein MSNPIRVGVQLQPQHAPQYRHLRDAVRRCEDIGVDVAFNWDHFFPLYGDPDGAHYECWTMLGAWAEQTTRLEIGALVTCNSYRNPELLADMARTVDNISDGRLILGIGSGWKRKDYDEYGYEFGTAGSRLDDLAGALPRITSRLAKLNPAPTRDIPILIGGGGEKKTLRLVAQYGDIWHSFADSAEYPRKAEVLDGHCAEVGRDPAEIERSAGVAGDDEDALLKEADALAGLGVTLLTVGVNGPDYDLTQAEALCRWRASRTG, from the coding sequence GTGAGCAATCCAATTCGTGTCGGCGTTCAGCTGCAGCCCCAACATGCCCCGCAATACCGCCACCTCCGCGACGCGGTGCGGCGCTGTGAAGACATCGGTGTCGACGTCGCGTTCAACTGGGATCACTTCTTCCCGCTGTACGGCGACCCCGATGGTGCGCACTACGAGTGCTGGACGATGCTCGGCGCGTGGGCCGAGCAGACGACCCGGCTGGAAATCGGCGCGCTGGTCACCTGCAACTCGTACCGCAATCCCGAGTTGCTGGCCGATATGGCGCGCACCGTCGACAACATCAGCGACGGCCGGCTGATTCTGGGTATCGGTTCAGGCTGGAAGCGAAAGGACTACGACGAATACGGCTACGAGTTCGGTACTGCGGGTAGCCGCCTCGACGACCTGGCGGGCGCGCTGCCGCGGATCACGTCGCGGCTGGCCAAGCTCAATCCGGCACCGACGCGCGACATTCCGATCCTCATCGGTGGTGGTGGTGAGAAGAAGACACTCCGCCTGGTCGCCCAGTACGGCGACATTTGGCACAGCTTCGCCGACAGTGCCGAGTACCCACGCAAGGCCGAAGTGCTCGACGGCCATTGCGCCGAGGTCGGGCGCGATCCCGCTGAAATCGAAAGGTCAGCGGGTGTCGCGGGCGACGACGAGGACGCGCTGCTCAAGGAGGCCGACGCATTGGCGGGGCTCGGAGTGACCCTGCTGACCGTCGGCGTCAACGGCCCCGACTACGATCTGACGCAAGCAGAGGCTTTGTGTCGCTGGCGCGCGAGCCGCACCGGCTAA
- a CDS encoding GntR family transcriptional regulator — protein MPKKYGFKEKDLVVAHVVNLILTGKLRSGDRVDRNEIAHELGVSRVPIQEAVVQLEHDGILSTQYHRGAYVETFDESVVREHHEIYGMLSGVASARAADVRNPAHLHQLGTLLETMRANIDSRAFQDAAFQFRVLINEEYSGPRLLAVIRGSQSFLPRVFWPAYQDNHRDLLRFLEADYDAIRAGDGPAARAANHGRAALMAQIMLTELVRRGVLPPQGVAQVGF, from the coding sequence ATGCCCAAGAAGTATGGATTCAAAGAGAAGGACCTCGTGGTGGCGCACGTGGTCAACCTGATTCTGACCGGCAAACTCCGGTCCGGAGATCGAGTGGACCGCAACGAGATTGCGCACGAACTCGGGGTTTCGCGGGTGCCCATTCAGGAAGCCGTCGTCCAACTCGAGCACGACGGCATCCTGTCGACGCAGTATCACCGGGGTGCTTACGTGGAGACGTTCGACGAATCCGTCGTCCGCGAGCACCACGAGATCTACGGAATGCTCAGCGGTGTCGCGTCGGCACGCGCCGCCGACGTCCGGAACCCGGCGCACCTCCACCAGCTCGGCACCTTGCTGGAGACGATGCGCGCCAACATCGACTCGCGCGCCTTCCAGGATGCGGCGTTTCAATTCCGCGTCCTGATCAACGAGGAGTACTCGGGCCCACGGCTACTCGCCGTCATCCGGGGGTCGCAGTCGTTCCTGCCGCGGGTATTCTGGCCGGCTTACCAAGACAATCACCGAGATCTGCTGCGGTTCCTCGAGGCGGACTATGACGCCATCCGTGCCGGCGACGGTCCGGCCGCGCGTGCCGCCAACCACGGGCGGGCCGCGCTCATGGCGCAGATCATGCTCACCGAACTGGTGCGGCGCGGGGTTCTGCCGCCCCAGGGCGTGGCGCAGGTTGGGTTCTGA
- a CDS encoding alpha/beta fold hydrolase produces MTDISADDELASLSEFTFLRENAKQAGATGPLPTVERINSAAISALKFGDAGPRVVFLHGGGQNAHTWDTVIIGLGEPALSIDLPGHGRSAWREDGDYGPKRNATAVEPVVRAFAPDADLVVGMSLGGLTALRLAVTAPDLVRKLVLVDVTPSAPERHTEMTDEQKGTVALVQGEKSFPSFDAMLEVTVAAAPHRDRESLRRGVFHNAKRLDDGTWTWRYDSIRKGEGFDGLWDDVPQLTTPTTLVRGANSFFVNDDDAAEFARIAPGFQTVHIVEDSGHSVQSDQPVRLIEILRGLLD; encoded by the coding sequence ATGACGGACATCAGCGCTGATGACGAGCTCGCCTCTCTCTCGGAGTTCACCTTCCTGCGGGAGAACGCCAAGCAGGCCGGTGCGACGGGCCCGCTACCGACTGTCGAGCGCATCAACTCCGCGGCCATCAGCGCGCTGAAGTTCGGCGACGCCGGGCCACGGGTCGTGTTCCTGCATGGCGGCGGACAGAACGCGCACACCTGGGACACCGTGATCATCGGCCTCGGGGAGCCGGCCCTGTCGATCGATCTGCCCGGGCACGGGCGCTCGGCATGGCGCGAGGACGGCGACTACGGGCCCAAGCGCAATGCCACCGCCGTCGAACCCGTCGTGCGTGCGTTCGCGCCGGACGCCGACCTGGTCGTCGGAATGTCGCTGGGTGGGCTCACCGCACTGCGACTGGCGGTCACCGCACCCGACCTCGTGCGCAAGCTGGTCCTCGTCGACGTGACGCCGTCGGCGCCCGAGCGGCACACCGAGATGACCGACGAGCAGAAGGGCACCGTCGCGCTGGTTCAGGGCGAGAAGTCGTTTCCGAGCTTCGACGCGATGCTCGAAGTCACCGTCGCCGCCGCACCCCATCGGGACCGGGAGTCGTTGCGGCGCGGGGTTTTCCACAACGCCAAACGGCTCGACGACGGCACCTGGACATGGCGCTACGACTCGATCCGCAAGGGTGAGGGCTTTGACGGGTTGTGGGACGACGTCCCGCAACTCACGACGCCGACGACGTTGGTGCGGGGCGCGAACTCGTTCTTCGTCAACGATGACGATGCCGCCGAATTCGCCCGTATCGCACCGGGATTCCAGACCGTGCACATCGTCGAGGACTCTGGACACTCGGTGCAGAGCGATCAGCCGGTGCGGCTGATCGAGATCTTGCGAGGGTTGCTCGACTAG